In the genome of Segatella copri, one region contains:
- a CDS encoding AAA family ATPase produces the protein MEMEEQRLDLTLFSEKIERLRQEIAKVIVGQDEAIELVLTSILANGHVLIEGVPGVAKTLLARLIARLVDAGFSRVQFTPDLMPSDLLGINIFNVKTQEFEFHQGPIFSDIVLVDEINRAPAKTQAALFEVMEERQVSIDGVTHKMGDFYTILATQNPVEQEGTYRLPEAQLDRFLMKITMGYPSLDDELEILKRHQEHSNLVKLADIQPVLSKAELLQLRSYINKVVIDESLLCYIAQIVQQTRSTRAVYLGASPRASVAMLQASKAYALLQGRDFVTPEDIKQVTPSILQHRLVLTAEAEMEGYTAYKVAQRLIDKVEVPK, from the coding sequence ATGGAAATGGAAGAACAAAGATTAGACTTAACTCTTTTCTCAGAAAAGATAGAACGCCTTCGACAGGAGATAGCGAAGGTGATAGTGGGGCAGGATGAAGCCATCGAACTGGTGCTTACTTCTATCCTTGCCAATGGACACGTGCTTATCGAAGGAGTGCCGGGAGTGGCAAAGACCCTTTTGGCCCGGTTGATAGCCCGATTGGTAGATGCCGGGTTCAGCCGGGTGCAGTTTACCCCCGACTTGATGCCTAGCGATTTGCTAGGTATCAACATCTTCAATGTCAAGACCCAGGAGTTTGAGTTCCATCAGGGCCCCATCTTCTCCGACATTGTTCTGGTAGATGAAATCAACCGTGCACCCGCCAAGACGCAGGCGGCACTCTTCGAGGTGATGGAAGAGCGACAGGTGAGCATCGATGGCGTTACCCATAAGATGGGCGATTTCTATACCATCCTTGCCACCCAGAACCCCGTGGAGCAGGAAGGAACCTATCGCCTGCCCGAGGCTCAGCTCGACCGTTTCCTAATGAAGATAACGATGGGCTATCCTTCGCTGGATGATGAACTGGAGATTCTGAAGCGCCATCAGGAGCATAGCAATCTGGTGAAGCTTGCCGATATTCAGCCCGTTCTGAGCAAGGCAGAACTCCTGCAGTTGCGTAGCTATATAAATAAGGTGGTCATCGACGAGAGCCTGCTTTGCTATATAGCCCAGATAGTTCAGCAAACCCGCAGTACCCGTGCCGTTTATCTGGGAGCATCGCCCCGAGCTTCTGTGGCAATGCTCCAGGCTAGCAAGGCATACGCCCTGCTGCAAGGTCGCGATTTCGTAACGCCCGAAGATATCAAGCAGGTTACTCCATCCATTCTCCAGCACCGCCTGGTGCTCACCGCCGAGGCAGAGATGGAAGGATACACCGCCTATAAAGTGGCGCAGCGACTCATCGACAAAGTTGAAGTT
- a CDS encoding DUF4350 domain-containing protein encodes MMKSSYKFFLSMMALFILMFLLQMQLPKKFVWNPTFYHADRQPFGCYVFDSIMRQSLPQGYQVTAKTFRQLDEENRNRKIAVVVLDNSLRLKKVDVGHLRKIAQRGGKVMVAYHWGGSDELDSSFHVDMSSGAFYLDNIMRRMASQQDVYDTLTWCGYPLAYPQREYRLIDQLISGSISLDSASKATVLAYSLQANRKFPSAVSLPCGKGEVIFVATPLLFTNMGVLDDVSSQYVFRIMSQMADLPVYRTEAYLESKVKLEAEQSPLRELLKRPPLRWAVYLVMLGVVLFMIFTARRRQRVIPIVEKPKNRSLEFIQLIGTLYYQRHDHADLVRKKFRFFAEEVRRNAGIDIGDVNQGDADCRALAEITGMDVKKIKETIREIRLVIHSDLNIPARQMRKLIDEMNRILENIQ; translated from the coding sequence TGAAAAGTAGTTATAAGTTTTTCCTGAGCATGATGGCGCTTTTTATCCTCATGTTCCTGCTTCAGATGCAACTGCCCAAGAAGTTTGTGTGGAATCCTACCTTCTATCATGCCGACCGCCAGCCTTTCGGCTGCTACGTGTTCGATAGCATCATGCGCCAAAGCTTGCCTCAAGGTTATCAGGTTACCGCCAAAACCTTCAGGCAGCTTGATGAGGAAAACAGAAACCGGAAGATAGCCGTGGTGGTGCTGGATAATTCCCTGAGACTGAAGAAGGTGGATGTAGGTCACCTCCGGAAGATAGCCCAGCGTGGCGGAAAAGTGATGGTTGCCTATCATTGGGGAGGTTCAGATGAACTGGATAGCAGTTTTCATGTCGATATGTCGAGCGGGGCGTTTTATCTGGATAATATCATGCGAAGGATGGCGAGTCAGCAGGATGTGTATGATACCCTTACCTGGTGTGGCTATCCGTTGGCTTATCCCCAGCGGGAATATCGGTTGATAGACCAGCTGATAAGCGGCTCGATTTCTCTCGATTCAGCCAGCAAAGCCACGGTGCTGGCTTACAGTCTTCAGGCTAATCGCAAGTTTCCGTCAGCAGTTTCCTTGCCTTGCGGTAAGGGCGAGGTTATCTTTGTGGCCACTCCGTTGCTCTTTACCAATATGGGTGTGTTGGATGATGTTTCTTCGCAGTATGTCTTCCGAATCATGTCGCAGATGGCCGATTTGCCGGTTTACCGCACGGAAGCATATCTGGAATCGAAGGTGAAGCTCGAAGCAGAACAGTCGCCGCTCCGCGAGTTGCTGAAGCGCCCTCCTTTGCGGTGGGCAGTCTATCTCGTGATGCTGGGCGTAGTGCTCTTCATGATATTCACAGCCCGCCGGCGCCAGCGGGTTATCCCGATAGTGGAAAAGCCGAAGAACAGGTCGCTGGAGTTTATCCAGCTCATCGGTACGCTCTATTATCAGCGTCACGACCATGCCGATCTGGTGCGGAAGAAATTCAGGTTCTTTGCCGAAGAGGTAAGAAGGAATGCGGGCATTGATATCGGCGATGTGAACCAGGGAGATGCCGATTGCCGAGCCTTGGCAGAGATAACAGGCATGGATGTGAAAAAAATCAAGGAAACCATCCGAGAGATTCGGCTGGTGATACATTCAGATTTGAATATCCCAGCCAGGCAAATGAGGAAACTCATCGACGAGATGAATCGCATACTTGAGAATATTCAGTAA